From a single Anomalospiza imberbis isolate Cuckoo-Finch-1a 21T00152 chromosome 16, ASM3175350v1, whole genome shotgun sequence genomic region:
- the LOC137483936 gene encoding mesothelin-like protein: MTPHVYSLGALVCDLEPGTILASDPNILDKMKLCPALTGAQRDALNALLLSGDTAYGDPSSWDLQTLQDLGPLVLALNQTTLSLVAEAAREDFRRSIAAAYIRQGHSQREKSLILLRALAAASAASQPRLQRSADRCLYGPITARNIENIILYLSPEELDQLDPCLSNDVLIKNLEAVLDLPINTEASWVLKKKVDEFFQGSGIPEQQLRRLGVLSRLYTEQEISQWPVTSSDTLSALLSSSGGEWNDSQVQQLVSRYLALGGSLTGPLLQEIGGRRLCNLQEEQIQQIPAGAIRTAGQLNISSCSQIKKEQLYGKAWEAFASLASTPSHYYCLIWPYLGGAPAEDLKELANAGVAINMDLSIFLALNPEELQKLSVTDVKRLLGENLPELKKAEHEPSVVSWVQQQFQQELDCVLGIGLQGGRPEPTGTASPAVTTPASVTSMATVTTPAGPTTPDSVTSMATVTTPAGPTTPASVTSMATVTTSAGPTTPASVTSMATVTTPAGSTTPASVTSMATVTTPAGPTTPASVTSMATVTTPAGPTTPASVTSMATVTTSPHPATSASVTSMATVTTPAGPTTPASVTSMATVTTSPHPSASVTVPTPTAISSHSTPQPSTVPPRTPTLSPTPPGTPPHTGGPTVPPVPTATPTARPAVTSAAPCSTHQTATTDRATSPAVTLLSTLLATSSPSATPLPAVTSRATTSTSAGTSLPGTTHSTATTVPNPTSAPTATHSTATTVPNSTSPPTATHSTATTVPNPTSAPTATHRATPAPIPSSTIPTQTSLGSSTAVPCQPSSPPDPPSPSSSPTPTPGSAPEPPQPTSNGHINLQPAPGSGSRLCSCLALLLAATTGNLLLGGLL; the protein is encoded by the exons ATGACACCCCACGTGTACAGCCTCGGGGCGCTGGTGTGTGACCTGGAGCCGGGCACCATCCTGGCCTCGGATCCCAACATCCTGGACAAGATGAAGCTCTGCCCGGCGCTGACAGGGGCACAGCGGGATGCCCTCAATGCCCTGCTCCTCTCGGGGGACACAGCGTACGG GGATCCTTCAAGCTGGGATTTACAGACTCTGCAAGACCTGGGGCCGCTCGTGCTGGCGTTGAACCAGACCACGCTGAGTTTGGTGGCTGAG GCAGCACGGGAGGATTTCAGGAGGAGCATCGCGGCCGCCTACATCAGACAGGGACATTCCCAGCGGGAGAAATCCCTGATCCTCCTCAGGGCGCTTGCAGCAGcatcagctgcctcccagcccaggctgcagcgCAGCGCAGACC GCTGTCTGTACGGGCCCATCACCGCCAGAAACATCGAGAACATCATCCTCTACCTCTCCCCTGAAGAGCTTGACCAGCTTGACCCGTGCCTGAGCAATGATGTGCTAATAAAAAACTTGGAGGCTGTGCTGGATCTGCCAATCAACACAGAGGCTTCCTGGGTCCTGAAAAAAAAGGTGGATGAG TTTTTCCAGGGGTCAGGGATCccggagcagcagctgaggcgCCTGGGGGTGCTGTCCCGCCTGTACACGGAGCAGGAGATCAGCCAGTGGCCCGTGACATCCAGTGACACCCTctcagccctgctcagctcctcGGGAGGAGAGTGGAATGATTCCCAG GTGCAGCAGCTGGTCAGCaggtacctggccctggggGGCTCCTTGACGGGGCCCCTGCTCCAGGAAATCGGAGGCAGGCGCCTGTGCAacctgcaggaggagcagatccagcagatcccagctggagccATCAG GACTGCTGGGCAGTTGAACATCTCTTCATGCTCCCAAATCAAGAAGGAGCAGCTCTATGGAAAGGCCTGGGAGGCctttgccagcctggccagcacccccagccacTATTACTGCCTGATCTGGCCATACCTGG GTGGAGCTCCAGCAGAGGATCTGAAGGAGTTGGCTAATGCTGGTGTGGCCATAAACATGGATCTGAGCATCTTCCTCGCCCTAAATCCTGAGGAACTGCAG AAACTCAGCGTCACCGACGTGAAACGTTTGCTGGGGGAAAACCTCCCTGAGCTGAAGAAGGCCGAGCACGAGCCCTCGGTGGTGAGCTGGGTGCAGCAGCAattccagcaggagctggactgCGTGCTGGGGATCGGCCTGCAGGGAGGGCGGCCCGAGCCCACGgggacagccagccctgctgtcacCACCCCAGCCAGTGTCACCTCCATGGCCACTGTGACCACCCCTGCTGGCCCCACCACCCCGGACAGTGTCACCTCCATGGCCACTGTGACCACCCCTGCTGGCCCCACCACCCCGGCCAGTGTCACCTCCATGGCCACTGTGACCACCTCTGCTGGCCCCACCACCCCAGCCAGTGTCACCTCCATGGCCACTGTGACCACCCCTGCTGGCTCCACCACCCCGGCCAGTGTCACCTCCATGGCCACTGTGACCACCCCTGCTGGCCCCACCACCCCAGCCAGTGTCACCTCCATGGCCACTGTGACCACCCCTGCTGGCCCCACCACCCCGGCCAGTGTCACCTCCATGGCCACTGTGACCACCTCTCCTCACCCTGCCACCTCAGCCAGTGTCACCTCCATGGCCACTGTGACCACCCCTGCTGGCCCCACCACCCCGGCCAGTGTCACCTCCATGGCCACTGTGACCACCTCTCCTCACCCCTCGGccagtgtcactgtccccaCCCCCACTGCCATTAGCAGCCACTCGACCCCTCAGCCGAGCACGgtcccccccaggacccccactCTGAGCCCAACCCCCCCAGGCACCCCCCCACACACTGGGGGTCCCactgtcccccctgtccccactgccacccccacTGCCCGTCCCGCTGTGACCAGCGCAGCGCCCTGCTCCACCCACCAgactgccaccacagacagaGCCACCTCTCCCGCTGTCACCCTCCTCAGCACCCTcctggccaccagcagccccagtgccacGCCACTCCCTGCTGTCACCTCCCGGGCCACCACCAGCACTAGTGCTGGCACTAGCCTGCCTGGTACcacccacagcactgccaccactgtccccaaccccacctctgctcccactgccacccacagcactgccaccacTGTCCCAAATTCCACCTCTCCTCCCACTGCcacccacagcactgccaccactgtccccaaccccacctctgctcctactgccacccaca gGGCCACCCCAGCCCCAATCCCCAGCTCCACCATCCCCACCCAAACGAGCCTCGGCTCCTCCACGGCCGTGCcgtgccagcccagctcccctccggaccctcccagcccttcctccaGCCCCACACCGACACCTGGGAGTGCTCCAGAGCCACCACAGCCAACCTCCAACGGCCACATCAACCTGCAGCCTGCGCCTG GATCAggatccaggctctgctcctgcctcgcTCTCCTGCTGGCAGCCACCACGGGGAACCTTCTGCTGGGGGGGCTGCTCTGA